One Pullulanibacillus sp. KACC 23026 DNA segment encodes these proteins:
- a CDS encoding ATP-binding cassette domain-containing protein: MITVKGLNKSFKVAERTGGLKQAAKSLFKRDYKNVQALQDISFSIAPGEIVGYIGPNGAGKSTTIKVMSGILVPDSGMCEILGYTPWKERTRYVRHIGVVFGQRSQLWWDVPVMDSFELLRDIYKVPMEAFKETLNLLIETLNLQDFIHTPVRQLSLGQRMRCEIAASLLHNPEILFLDEPTIGLDAVSKLAVRQFIKTYNQERKLTVILTTHDMSDIEALADRILLIGKGHLLYDGTLSDLREQFGATKLITVDYQDERPTIQIDGATLVSQDIQRAVLSVDTRELKVADVISQLSQQVALTDVTVDAQSIEEIVVQLYEAYGV; encoded by the coding sequence ATGATTACGGTTAAAGGACTAAACAAATCATTTAAAGTCGCAGAAAGAACGGGTGGGTTAAAACAGGCAGCGAAGTCTTTATTTAAACGAGATTATAAGAACGTTCAAGCACTGCAGGATATCTCGTTCTCAATTGCGCCTGGAGAAATTGTCGGGTATATTGGACCGAATGGGGCCGGGAAGTCGACAACTATTAAGGTGATGAGCGGTATTCTAGTGCCAGACTCTGGAATGTGCGAGATTCTAGGTTACACGCCATGGAAGGAACGAACGCGGTATGTCAGGCATATTGGTGTCGTCTTTGGCCAGCGTTCACAGTTGTGGTGGGACGTTCCGGTCATGGATTCGTTTGAACTGCTTCGCGATATCTATAAGGTGCCTATGGAAGCGTTTAAAGAAACTTTGAATCTCCTTATTGAAACGCTTAATCTTCAAGACTTTATCCACACCCCTGTTCGACAACTTAGTTTGGGCCAGCGCATGCGCTGTGAAATTGCCGCCTCTCTCTTACATAACCCAGAAATTTTATTTTTAGATGAACCCACTATTGGCCTTGATGCCGTGTCTAAATTGGCTGTCAGACAATTTATTAAAACCTATAATCAGGAACGGAAGCTTACGGTCATTCTAACTACACATGATATGAGCGATATAGAAGCATTAGCGGACCGGATTCTGCTTATTGGAAAAGGACATCTCCTGTATGATGGGACGCTATCTGATCTAAGGGAGCAATTCGGTGCCACTAAGCTCATTACGGTCGATTATCAGGATGAAAGACCGACTATCCAGATTGATGGGGCCACGCTTGTTTCTCAAGATATACAACGGGCGGTTTTAAGTGTGGATACAAGAGAATTGAAGGTAGCCGATGTCATCAGCCAGCTCTCTCAGCAAGTGGCCTTAACCGATGTTACCGTTGATGCACAGTCAATTGAGGAAATCGTTGTTCAATTATATGAGGCATATGGCGTATGA
- a CDS encoding metalloregulator ArsR/SmtB family transcription factor, whose translation MSAEQHNRDVFQAISDPTRRSLLKLLADQEMPIAAIVAQFPITRTAINKHLHILSEAGLVRSQKVGRETRFTLQPEPLVELKQWLSFFETYWENKLDALKELVEKETH comes from the coding sequence ATGAGTGCCGAGCAGCACAATCGCGATGTGTTCCAAGCGATTTCGGATCCCACCCGCCGCAGTCTATTGAAACTGCTGGCAGACCAAGAAATGCCGATCGCAGCCATCGTCGCTCAATTTCCAATCACACGCACGGCTATTAACAAACATCTTCACATCCTCTCTGAAGCAGGTCTTGTCAGAAGTCAGAAGGTTGGGCGTGAAACCCGTTTTACTTTGCAACCAGAGCCATTGGTAGAGCTGAAACAATGGCTTTCATTTTTTGAAACCTATTGGGAGAATAAGCTAGACGCACTCAAAGAATTGGTTGAAAAAGAAACACATTAA
- a CDS encoding SRPBCC domain-containing protein: MNHQELLPPITKNIVLNAPIEKVWKAVATSEGLESWWMPNTFEPVLGYEFVLHAGEYGDSPCKVTEIDPPYRLSFTWGNDWELTFELKKLAPEKTEFTLIHSGWDSEKVTEFDQPHSAIRNHMSTGWDRLVQDKLSKIIGA; encoded by the coding sequence ATGAACCATCAGGAACTGCTACCGCCTATTACAAAAAACATTGTTCTAAATGCCCCTATTGAAAAAGTTTGGAAGGCCGTCGCGACGTCAGAAGGTCTTGAATCCTGGTGGATGCCCAATACTTTTGAGCCTGTATTAGGGTATGAATTTGTTCTTCACGCTGGTGAGTATGGCGATTCACCTTGCAAAGTAACAGAGATCGATCCGCCTTATCGCTTAAGTTTTACATGGGGGAATGATTGGGAGCTTACCTTTGAATTAAAGAAATTAGCTCCTGAAAAAACAGAATTCACCTTAATCCATTCCGGCTGGGATTCAGAAAAAGTCACAGAGTTTGACCAGCCACATTCAGCTATTCGAAATCATATGAGTACAGGTTGGGATAGGCTAGTCCAAGATAAACTTTCTAAAATCATTGGAGCATAG
- a CDS encoding HesB/YadR/YfhF family protein, translating to MEIKISQEAMDWFKEEVGVEPGNGVRFYSQIYGTSPVQEGFALGFTVDNEPKNVAVQTKVDDVLFFVEEGDVWFFNGHDLHIDYNKQKDEIEFNYVKP from the coding sequence ATGGAGATAAAAATTAGTCAAGAAGCTATGGATTGGTTCAAGGAAGAAGTAGGTGTCGAGCCCGGCAATGGAGTCCGTTTCTATTCTCAAATTTATGGAACAAGCCCTGTACAGGAAGGCTTTGCACTCGGTTTCACGGTAGATAACGAACCAAAAAATGTAGCCGTTCAGACAAAGGTCGATGACGTCTTGTTCTTTGTTGAGGAAGGCGACGTCTGGTTTTTTAATGGTCACGACTTGCATATAGACTATAACAAGCAAAAGGACGAAATCGAGTTCAACTATGTAAAACCTTGA
- a CDS encoding ABC transporter permease gives MRTYYAVLRLRLLNGLQYRGAAFAGVATQFCWGSIYIMIYEAFYSHAGSPPPMTLKELVAYIWLQQALLALIVLWFRDNDLFDLIAKGNIAYELCRPFDMYSFWFSKLIAQRLSAAFLRSLPILFIAFLIPKPYRMSLPLSFLSFIVFVVTLLLAVILLVAISMFMYLSVFITMSPTGSLLMFNLIGEFFAGLVVPIPLMPNGLQRLANVLPFRYTMDFPFRVYSGQIPVEQALYGILIQLAWLILLVGFGRVTLNKVLAKVVVQGG, from the coding sequence ATGAGAACTTACTATGCCGTCTTAAGACTTCGCCTATTAAATGGCCTGCAATATCGTGGGGCGGCTTTCGCGGGTGTTGCGACCCAGTTTTGCTGGGGCTCCATATATATCATGATTTATGAAGCGTTTTATAGTCATGCGGGTTCCCCTCCACCCATGACACTAAAGGAGTTGGTTGCCTATATTTGGCTGCAGCAGGCTTTATTGGCTTTAATCGTTCTTTGGTTTCGGGATAATGATTTATTTGATCTCATTGCCAAAGGAAATATTGCCTATGAGCTTTGCCGGCCATTTGATATGTACAGTTTTTGGTTTTCTAAGCTCATCGCTCAAAGGCTATCTGCTGCTTTTCTTCGCTCACTGCCCATTCTTTTCATCGCTTTTTTAATACCGAAACCTTATCGAATGAGTCTTCCACTAAGTTTCCTTAGCTTCATCGTCTTTGTTGTCACACTCTTACTCGCTGTTATCCTTCTCGTTGCGATTTCGATGTTTATGTATTTATCGGTCTTTATTACGATGTCACCGACGGGGTCTTTACTCATGTTTAATTTAATCGGAGAGTTTTTTGCCGGCTTAGTTGTTCCGATTCCACTGATGCCAAATGGGCTTCAAAGATTAGCGAATGTCCTGCCATTTAGATATACGATGGATTTTCCTTTTCGTGTCTATTCAGGGCAAATTCCGGTTGAACAAGCTCTGTACGGGATTCTGATTCAACTCGCGTGGCTGATTTTATTGGTCGGATTCGGAAGGGTAACTTTAAATAAAGTGCTTGCCAAAGTCGTTGTTCAAGGAGGGTGA
- a CDS encoding ABC-2 family transporter protein produces MSLIGKYMAILLKGQLQYRASFLLLALGQFLTPFSLLAGVYILFAKFGEIKGYSFYEVGLCFAIIQMSFAISECLARGFDSFSSLVVSGDFDRLLVRPRNTILQVIGTKFEFTRIGRFLQSIVVLIWVLGHLSIHWDLIKAVTVVLMVLSGVFIFTGIFILAATMCFWTIESIELANIFTDGGRELAQYPINIYKKWVTRFFTFVIPFGCANYLPLLFLLGKTKGPELLYACIPLAGILFIFPCLLVWQIGVRYYRSTGS; encoded by the coding sequence ATGTCTCTAATCGGAAAATATATGGCCATTCTGCTTAAAGGGCAGCTCCAGTATCGCGCGTCATTCCTGCTCCTTGCCCTTGGACAATTTTTAACACCGTTTTCTCTCTTGGCTGGTGTTTATATCCTCTTTGCCAAATTCGGTGAAATAAAGGGATACAGTTTTTACGAGGTGGGGCTTTGCTTTGCCATCATTCAAATGTCATTTGCGATTAGTGAGTGCTTGGCAAGGGGCTTTGATTCCTTTTCAAGTTTAGTTGTAAGCGGGGATTTTGACCGATTATTAGTCCGACCGCGAAATACGATTCTTCAAGTGATTGGGACTAAGTTTGAATTTACCCGGATCGGCCGTTTTCTTCAAAGTATTGTTGTACTAATATGGGTTCTGGGTCACCTATCGATTCACTGGGATCTAATTAAAGCGGTGACGGTCGTTCTCATGGTTTTGAGTGGTGTGTTTATTTTTACAGGTATCTTTATCTTGGCTGCGACGATGTGCTTCTGGACGATTGAATCGATTGAACTTGCCAATATTTTTACCGATGGCGGCAGAGAATTAGCCCAATATCCGATTAACATCTACAAAAAATGGGTGACGCGCTTTTTCACCTTCGTAATTCCCTTTGGATGTGCGAACTACCTGCCGCTCCTGTTTCTTCTTGGAAAAACGAAGGGACCAGAGCTGCTGTACGCGTGTATTCCGCTAGCAGGGATCCTTTTTATTTTTCCCTGCTTACTAGTTTGGCAGATCGGTGTCCGATACTATCGATCGACCGGCTCTTAA
- a CDS encoding YhgE/Pip domain-containing protein: MKRSIFGEWRAILTNRKLLIPVIAIFFIPCMYAGMFLWAFWNPYGHLNRLPVAIVNQDKGAALDGDSINVGKDFVTNLKKDKTFDYKVMSQKEANAALNQNKLYMIIEIPKNFSENAATLTNDNPKKMQLTYVPNEGYNYISGQIDKNAMNEIKASVQENVTKTYSETVFGKLKDAAKGFKEASSGAKKLDQGASGVNKGADQVHSGLKSLATNTAAFKDGLSTSQSGTSDLLSGVQGLSSGLNALQSGEGQLLNGVKASQSGTNDLASGISQVASGLNTVDSKMQALNQGTQKEATGVNQLNQSMPALQKGAADTAAGASQLNQSIAQMEQQMIAQLDQASEQELEGLLPYLQASMTPEQLADFQAKAKSEEDARDQQIKAYFDQLKDGSSNLASGSNELSQSISNSLVPSVSSLNQGMGQINQGQQQLSDAVHKLSGGAADLNTGVKALQSGENQLLSGSITFNEKLQEAAQGSNQVLSGTQSLNQGLSQLLNGAIQLNNGSEKLATGSGTLATGTKQLASGTHQLSSSLGDAASQAAPSLKANDKTYNMMASPVQLKSKTIHKVSNYGTGFAAYFLSLGLFVGALLISVVYPFVEPAIKPKSGWAWYSSKFFTLAGIGVFQSFIAVAVILFGLGLKVQSVPLFILTALITSFTFITLIQLLVSALGDPGRYLAIMILILQLTTCGGTFPVELIPSALQPIHSFLPMNYSMLAFKSVISLGDAHLLWQSLLILIGYAVVFIILASLVFQAKFKKTYSLTQEEAA; the protein is encoded by the coding sequence ATGAAACGTTCTATATTCGGTGAATGGCGGGCGATTTTAACTAATCGGAAGCTCTTGATACCGGTTATTGCGATCTTTTTTATCCCATGCATGTATGCGGGGATGTTTTTATGGGCGTTTTGGAATCCTTATGGTCATTTGAATCGCCTGCCTGTCGCGATTGTGAACCAGGATAAGGGCGCGGCATTAGACGGGGATTCGATTAACGTCGGTAAGGATTTTGTCACGAACCTTAAGAAGGATAAGACATTTGATTACAAGGTCATGAGTCAAAAAGAGGCAAATGCTGCCCTTAATCAGAACAAACTTTATATGATTATTGAGATTCCAAAGAATTTTTCTGAAAATGCAGCGACACTTACCAATGACAATCCAAAGAAAATGCAATTAACTTATGTTCCGAATGAAGGCTATAACTATATTTCGGGGCAGATTGATAAAAATGCAATGAACGAAATAAAGGCGTCAGTCCAAGAAAATGTCACCAAAACCTATTCTGAGACCGTTTTTGGAAAGTTAAAAGACGCGGCTAAGGGATTCAAAGAAGCCAGTTCCGGAGCCAAAAAGCTGGATCAGGGAGCTTCAGGTGTCAATAAAGGGGCTGACCAAGTGCATTCGGGTCTAAAGAGTTTAGCAACTAATACAGCGGCCTTTAAGGACGGTCTCTCGACAAGTCAATCGGGAACTTCTGATTTATTATCAGGGGTGCAGGGCTTAAGTTCTGGATTAAATGCGCTGCAATCTGGAGAAGGTCAACTGTTAAATGGAGTTAAAGCCTCGCAATCAGGGACAAATGACTTAGCCTCTGGTATTTCACAAGTTGCATCCGGTTTGAATACAGTCGATTCAAAGATGCAGGCTTTGAATCAAGGAACTCAGAAGGAAGCAACAGGGGTTAATCAGCTTAATCAATCGATGCCGGCTCTGCAAAAGGGTGCCGCCGATACAGCGGCTGGGGCTTCTCAGTTGAATCAAAGCATTGCCCAAATGGAACAGCAAATGATTGCCCAACTCGACCAGGCTTCAGAACAAGAGCTTGAAGGATTGTTGCCTTATTTACAAGCATCCATGACGCCTGAGCAATTGGCTGATTTTCAGGCAAAAGCTAAAAGTGAAGAGGATGCACGAGATCAACAAATTAAAGCGTATTTCGATCAATTGAAAGACGGAAGCTCAAATCTTGCTTCCGGGTCTAATGAGTTAAGCCAATCTATTTCAAACAGCCTTGTGCCAAGTGTATCAAGCTTAAATCAGGGCATGGGACAGATTAACCAAGGTCAGCAACAATTGAGCGATGCCGTTCACAAGCTGTCTGGCGGCGCAGCCGATTTAAATACAGGCGTTAAAGCTCTTCAATCAGGAGAGAATCAGCTTTTGTCGGGCTCCATTACGTTTAATGAAAAACTGCAAGAGGCGGCACAGGGCTCCAATCAAGTCTTGTCAGGTACGCAAAGTCTCAACCAAGGCCTTTCACAGTTATTAAATGGGGCTATTCAGTTAAACAATGGATCTGAGAAACTCGCAACCGGTTCTGGTACTTTAGCAACTGGAACCAAACAGTTGGCTTCAGGAACTCATCAATTGTCTAGCAGTTTAGGTGATGCCGCTTCTCAAGCAGCACCTTCATTGAAAGCGAACGATAAAACGTATAATATGATGGCTTCGCCTGTTCAACTTAAGAGTAAGACCATCCATAAAGTATCGAACTATGGTACGGGGTTTGCTGCCTATTTCTTATCTCTCGGCTTATTTGTAGGAGCTTTACTTATTTCGGTGGTTTATCCCTTTGTTGAACCGGCCATTAAGCCAAAAAGTGGCTGGGCCTGGTATTCAAGCAAATTTTTCACACTGGCAGGTATTGGGGTGTTCCAATCCTTTATCGCAGTGGCCGTCATTTTGTTTGGACTTGGACTTAAGGTGCAGTCGGTGCCGCTGTTTATCTTAACGGCACTCATAACAAGTTTTACGTTTATAACGCTTATTCAATTATTGGTTTCCGCTTTGGGAGACCCTGGGCGTTATCTCGCTATTATGATTTTAATTTTACAGCTTACAACTTGCGGCGGAACCTTCCCGGTAGAACTCATACCATCTGCGCTTCAGCCGATTCATAGCTTTTTACCAATGAACTATTCCATGCTCGCTTTCAAATCCGTTATTTCTTTAGGTGATGCTCATCTATTATGGCAGAGCCTGTTAATACTGATCGGCTATGCTGTAGTCTTTATAATTCTTGCTAGTCTAGTCTTTCAAGCTAAGTTTAAAAAGACGTATTCATTGACACAAGAAGAAGCGGCATAA
- a CDS encoding TetR/AcrR family transcriptional regulator, with product MAVDRRQLIIEAATQSFSKFGYKATTMDQVAKAANVGKGTIYTFFENKEDLFDVIISTLIKEMRTAAEEVIDDQASLRENVHRSIYRILEFRKEHQLTIKLFQEEREIGTPKVLEVIRRVEKAIISFIQLKLDLAMERGEIKTCNSELTAFVAVKLYVALIFDWERYHDPLSKEEIAKLFELYLFEGLSV from the coding sequence ATGGCAGTTGATCGACGACAATTAATTATTGAAGCAGCGACACAGTCCTTTTCTAAGTTTGGTTACAAGGCGACGACCATGGATCAAGTGGCAAAGGCCGCCAATGTAGGGAAGGGAACCATCTATACGTTCTTTGAAAACAAGGAAGACCTGTTTGATGTCATTATTTCTACTTTAATAAAAGAAATGAGAACGGCAGCTGAAGAAGTTATCGATGATCAAGCTTCATTAAGAGAAAATGTGCATCGTTCCATCTACCGCATTCTCGAGTTTCGCAAGGAGCATCAGCTGACCATCAAATTATTTCAAGAGGAACGAGAAATCGGAACGCCAAAGGTTTTGGAAGTCATAAGAAGGGTAGAAAAAGCAATTATTTCTTTTATCCAATTGAAACTTGACCTGGCCATGGAAAGAGGGGAAATTAAAACCTGTAATTCCGAGCTCACGGCTTTTGTTGCAGTGAAATTATATGTGGCCCTCATCTTTGATTGGGAAAGGTATCATGATCCTTTGAGCAAAGAAGAAATTGCTAAGCTCTTTGAATTGTATTTATTTGAAGGATTGTCTGTTTAA
- a CDS encoding AAA family ATPase: protein MKLVLIVGPQAVGKMAVGLELAKRTGLKLFHNHMTIDLVSPFFDYGTKEGKRLVNLFRQEIFEEVSKSNLYGLIFTYVWAFDQQSDWDYINGVCELFESRGGTVYLVELEADLNVRLERNKTPLRLEQKPTKRNLEWSENNLKSSMEAYRLNSLEGEIQREHYLRLDNTDLSAVEAARMIQETFDL from the coding sequence TTGAAACTAGTATTAATTGTGGGACCGCAGGCTGTGGGAAAGATGGCAGTTGGTCTAGAGTTAGCTAAAAGAACAGGGTTGAAGCTTTTTCATAACCACATGACGATAGATTTGGTGTCTCCTTTTTTTGATTACGGCACTAAAGAGGGAAAACGTTTAGTTAATCTATTTCGTCAGGAAATCTTTGAAGAGGTATCCAAGAGCAATCTCTATGGATTAATTTTTACGTATGTTTGGGCATTTGATCAACAATCAGACTGGGATTATATCAATGGAGTTTGTGAGTTGTTTGAATCAAGAGGCGGGACCGTGTACTTAGTAGAGTTAGAGGCTGACCTGAATGTTCGACTGGAACGCAATAAGACTCCGCTTCGGCTTGAACAAAAGCCGACTAAGCGAAACCTTGAATGGTCTGAGAACAATTTAAAGAGTTCCATGGAAGCGTACAGGCTGAATTCTTTGGAGGGGGAAATACAAAGAGAGCATTATCTTAGACTAGATAATACAGACCTATCTGCCGTGGAAGCGGCGAGAATGATTCAAGAAACTTTCGACTTGTAA
- the thrS gene encoding threonine--tRNA ligase gives MIHQSEAEKRNHRKLGQELELFASMEEAPGMPFFLPNGMVIRNELENFWRKKHQKAGYQEIKTPIMMKQELWEQSGHWDHYHENMYFSKVDDQHYAIKPMNCPGAILIFNSKRRSYRELPIRYAELGLVHRHELSGSLNGLLRVRSFTQDDAHLFVPPEKIESELEKVLELIDEFYSHFGFEYKVELSTRPENFMGSEELWNQAESSLESVLKQKMVPYHLNPGDGAFYGPKIDFHILDSLGRSWQCGTVQLDFQMPEKFNCSYVGEDNHAHRPVLIHRAIYGSVERFLAILIEHYAGEFPLWLAPVQAKIVSIADAHASYAYKIKAELESAGFRVEVDNRNEKIGLKIREAEKQKIPYMLVVGDQEMEKETVALRKRKEGNLGALSIHDLIERFSNEIH, from the coding sequence ATGATTCATCAATCGGAAGCTGAAAAACGTAATCATCGCAAGTTGGGTCAAGAGTTAGAGCTGTTTGCTTCTATGGAAGAGGCGCCCGGCATGCCATTCTTTCTGCCAAACGGGATGGTCATCCGGAATGAACTCGAGAATTTCTGGAGGAAAAAGCATCAAAAAGCCGGCTATCAGGAAATTAAAACACCGATTATGATGAAACAGGAGCTTTGGGAGCAATCCGGTCATTGGGACCATTATCACGAGAACATGTATTTTTCAAAGGTCGATGATCAGCATTACGCCATTAAGCCGATGAACTGCCCCGGTGCCATTCTCATCTTCAACAGTAAACGACGAAGCTATCGAGAACTTCCAATCCGCTATGCCGAGCTCGGACTGGTTCATCGTCATGAACTATCTGGGTCTTTAAATGGATTGCTCAGAGTCCGCTCCTTTACGCAGGATGATGCGCATCTATTTGTGCCCCCTGAAAAAATCGAATCTGAACTCGAAAAAGTACTCGAATTAATTGATGAGTTTTACTCCCATTTTGGTTTTGAATATAAGGTCGAACTTTCAACGCGGCCAGAAAACTTTATGGGTTCAGAAGAGCTGTGGAATCAGGCAGAATCCTCTTTAGAATCTGTTCTTAAGCAGAAAATGGTCCCTTACCATCTCAATCCTGGCGATGGTGCCTTTTACGGACCAAAGATTGATTTTCATATTCTCGATTCCCTTGGGCGAAGCTGGCAATGCGGAACGGTTCAGTTGGATTTCCAGATGCCGGAAAAGTTTAACTGTTCCTATGTGGGTGAAGATAATCATGCCCATCGCCCTGTGCTGATTCACCGCGCCATTTATGGTTCGGTTGAACGTTTTTTGGCCATCTTAATTGAGCATTATGCAGGGGAATTTCCTCTCTGGCTTGCCCCTGTTCAAGCCAAAATCGTTTCAATTGCGGATGCCCATGCAAGCTATGCCTATAAGATAAAAGCCGAACTGGAATCAGCAGGTTTTCGCGTCGAGGTAGACAACCGGAATGAAAAAATCGGGTTAAAAATTAGAGAAGCCGAAAAACAAAAAATCCCTTATATGTTAGTGGTTGGCGATCAAGAAATGGAGAAAGAGACCGTCGCGCTCCGCAAACGAAAAGAAGGAAACCTTGGCGCCCTCAGCATCCATGACCTGATCGAACGATTTTCTAATGAAATTCATTAA
- a CDS encoding NUDIX hydrolase has product MSYIEKLRKVVGHRPLILPGAVAIVVDDKGRLLLQQRRFPNGTWGLTGGLMELGESTEDTARREIYEETGLVVDKLHLITVHSGPKSYVKAQNGDEFYSVTIAYYAEGFTGDLAVDLDESIQFEWFYPDNLPAQMVGSHRAIINEFLAKYYSFPLE; this is encoded by the coding sequence ATGAGCTATATTGAAAAATTGCGAAAAGTGGTGGGACATCGGCCGCTTATTTTGCCAGGGGCGGTCGCGATCGTTGTGGATGATAAGGGACGTCTGCTCCTACAACAGCGGAGATTTCCTAATGGCACTTGGGGTCTGACAGGAGGCCTTATGGAGTTAGGGGAATCAACCGAAGACACGGCCCGGCGCGAAATCTATGAGGAAACAGGTCTTGTAGTGGACAAGCTCCATCTCATTACGGTACATTCAGGGCCGAAAAGTTACGTAAAAGCTCAAAATGGCGATGAGTTTTATAGTGTCACGATTGCCTATTATGCAGAGGGTTTTACAGGGGATCTAGCCGTTGATCTCGACGAATCCATCCAGTTTGAGTGGTTTTACCCAGACAATCTCCCCGCACAAATGGTCGGCAGTCACAGAGCCATTATCAATGAATTTTTGGCCAAATATTACTCGTTTCCATTAGAGTGA
- a CDS encoding MFS transporter, with the protein MSDPAVSIRDKQLPRLRRNYPVFRFMGGNLISFFGDQIYLIAFPLIILKLTGSPLSMGIVAALERLPIWLQPVTGVLEDRVNKKRLLLICDLGRGVLIGLIASLYLLQHLDMWEIYGGALLIGMMSQIYNTSQFASIPRLVREQDLQAANSINSSFSKTAVLLGPGLGGWIVSFYNPGYALLINSLSFFVSFLTVASLPIVTAKSPSRSNVSFYKELMEGFRFVFKTKPILYTNLSILISMAGATLFLTMMIYYLKTPRHLTADQIGWLLSLGGAASILGALSTNWLLKRVSRRGLLFGASFIGGLSIILFSCAHSFVWLVICNAIGDFLASIMNPVIVTLRQALTPDHLLGRVQATSRFMSWIFLPLSSFLSGVLALHLGSAGTILIGGLLSAGASFFYLHSSLK; encoded by the coding sequence ATGTCTGATCCCGCAGTGAGCATTCGAGATAAACAACTTCCTAGGCTCAGGAGGAATTATCCGGTTTTTCGTTTTATGGGAGGCAATTTGATTTCCTTTTTTGGGGATCAAATTTACTTAATTGCTTTTCCTTTGATCATTCTAAAGCTAACCGGTTCCCCTTTAAGCATGGGGATTGTGGCGGCCTTGGAACGTCTGCCTATTTGGCTGCAGCCTGTCACGGGGGTTTTAGAGGACCGGGTAAATAAGAAAAGACTTTTATTGATCTGTGATTTAGGGCGTGGGGTGTTAATTGGGCTAATCGCAAGTCTCTATCTCTTACAGCATTTAGATATGTGGGAAATTTATGGAGGAGCTCTTTTGATAGGGATGATGAGCCAAATTTATAATACCTCACAGTTTGCGTCGATACCTAGACTAGTTAGAGAACAGGATTTACAAGCGGCAAACTCGATTAATTCAAGCTTTAGTAAAACGGCTGTACTGCTTGGCCCTGGACTCGGCGGTTGGATCGTGAGTTTTTATAATCCAGGATACGCCTTGTTAATCAATAGTTTAAGCTTTTTTGTTTCCTTTTTAACGGTTGCCAGTTTGCCGATTGTAACCGCAAAAAGTCCATCGCGTTCCAATGTTTCCTTTTATAAAGAATTGATGGAAGGGTTTCGGTTTGTATTTAAGACTAAGCCGATCCTATATACGAACCTGTCCATACTGATTTCAATGGCTGGGGCAACCCTTTTTTTAACGATGATGATCTATTATCTAAAAACACCCCGGCATCTCACTGCTGACCAGATTGGCTGGCTTTTGTCACTAGGGGGAGCTGCTTCCATTTTAGGGGCGTTATCAACTAATTGGCTGCTCAAGAGAGTGTCGCGGCGTGGTTTATTGTTCGGTGCATCATTCATTGGTGGTTTGTCTATTATACTCTTTAGTTGCGCTCATTCATTTGTATGGCTTGTTATCTGTAATGCTATTGGGGATTTCTTGGCTTCTATAATGAATCCGGTTATAGTTACCCTTCGCCAAGCGCTCACCCCTGATCATCTGCTTGGACGGGTTCAGGCAACGAGCCGTTTTATGTCCTGGATCTTCTTACCGCTATCATCGTTTTTGTCAGGAGTGCTCGCGCTGCACTTAGGTTCTGCTGGCACGATATTAATAGGTGGGCTTTTATCAGCCGGTGCTTCGTTTTTCTATCTTCATTCATCGCTGAAGTAG
- a CDS encoding NUDIX domain-containing protein, whose protein sequence is MRDRAAVVLIERGKVALIKRVQNGETYYVFPGGGIEAGETPEAAAKREACEELGVEILLKDCLLELEYNGNQYYFLAKITGGVFGSGKGEEFADSHRGSYLPMWVGIDELATLDVKPKEVADRVQELFE, encoded by the coding sequence ATGAGGGACCGGGCGGCTGTTGTTTTAATAGAAAGAGGTAAAGTTGCGTTAATTAAGCGTGTACAAAATGGCGAAACTTATTATGTTTTTCCAGGTGGTGGCATTGAGGCGGGAGAAACACCAGAGGCTGCTGCAAAACGAGAAGCCTGTGAAGAATTAGGGGTAGAAATTTTGTTAAAGGATTGTTTATTGGAGCTTGAATATAATGGAAACCAGTATTATTTTTTAGCGAAGATAACAGGCGGGGTTTTTGGTTCAGGAAAAGGGGAAGAATTTGCAGATTCTCATCGAGGCAGCTATTTGCCGATGTGGGTGGGGATTGATGAGCTTGCCACCTTGGATGTCAAACCGAAAGAAGTAGCAGATAGGGTTCAGGAATTGTTTGAGTAA